The sequence below is a genomic window from Melioribacteraceae bacterium.
ATCGAAAAGGATAATCAACTTGCAATTTATAACTCAGGTGCTATTGCCGCTTCCAAAGGTGAAAATCTTAAAGCTAAATCCATCTGGGAGGGACTTGCTAAAAAGTTTCCGGATACGGACATCGCACGTATTGCTAAACAGTCAATAATGCAGCTGGAGATGATCAATCAGAAATGATTTCTGTAATTAATTTCTTTTCAATTCGTTCGAAGTAGTAATTCTCAATTTTTATTTTTTCCGGATATTGCCGCCAAATCTCCTCTGGCGGCATTTTTTTTGCTGAATATCTTTTAGATTTTGTGAATTTTTTTCTATCGGCTACTACGTAAAACGGTTTGTTAAATTGCTGACATCCAAATCCAAGTAAAGAACTTCCAGATTTATTAATCACATCTCCGTTTCCCAGTATTGCGTCGGCCCCGGTAATCGCGGCATCAACTTTATCTATAAATTGGTAAATCATACTTTCGGTTATAAGTCTGACTTTAATTTTTGAAGCAATCAGACTTTTTGCAAGCAATCTTCCTTCAAGCATCGGTCTTGATTCGCAAACAATAACTTTTAATTCCGGATTACTTACCCGGAGATGCTTCAATACTTCTAATACGGTTTTACTGTTTGAGATTGTGATGAAACTCGAATACGGTTTTAAAATTTTGCCTGCATTTAGGAGGAGCAATTTCAGCGAATCTTTAAAGTATCTATCGTATTTGTCAAAAAAAACTTCGAGTTTTTTTTCTTTACGCAATGCTGATTTCATTTCAGCAAGATACACCTGTATATTCTGAAACGACCTGAATTGCTTTGCGGCAAAATCTATCAGTTCCGGAAAAATTTGCAGAATCTTCTTCTCGTTTTTAAGGTGTTCGTGAAGTTCAACCAATAATTCCAGGCTTCCCGATTTATTATCTGTGAATAATTTCGAAAATCGCATATTAGAAGTTTTAATCATTTCACAATTCATTTCCTCGCATTGTAATTAAATCCCTTTATCGGTTCTCTCAATGTTAAAACCGGGCAGGGGGCTTTTCGGACTACCTTTTCAGCTGTACTTCCAAACAACAAATGTTCTACGCCGGTGTGGCCATGTGTTGCCATAATAATTAGGTCTGCATCAATTTCATTAGCTGTTTCGATTATTTCAACAAATGGTTTCCCTGTTTTAATAATTGTTTCGGATTCAACAACCTTATTGATAAAAGAGGATGCAAGATTCTTCAATTCCTCCTCTGCACGTAAATGCAGGTCCGAATCCATTGAAGGAATAGCAACCTGACCCATACTGAAATCGGCTGGATAGATCATCGGTTCAACAACATAGACAAGAAACATTTTTGCTTTAAACTGCTGCGCAAATTGAACTGCATACCTGAGTGCGTTTTTTGAATAATCGGAAAAATCAATCGGTACTAGAATATTTTTAATTACATCCATAATTCCTCCTTACTTTGTTCTAGTTCGGTTGTACAAAGAAAGATAATCATGATTCAAATTTCTAAGCCGTGTGGCGATAATCTGGGACATACCCCGTAATATCTTGATCCCTTCTTTGGGATGTGTTTCTACAAACTCGTCCAAATCCGGTTTGAATAAAACCGCAAGTTGCGAATCCTTAAGTGCGATTGCCGAAGCAGATCTTGTTTCTTCATCTAGCAGGGCAAGTTCTCCGAAAAAATCGCCCCTTCCAAGATTTGCCAGATCAAATCTTTCCCCGTCCTCTGCTTCTTCAGTAATTAAGACTTCTCCTTTAATAATCAAATAGAGACCTATACCAGGATCTTTCTGCATAAATATGTATTCGTTTGCTGTATAAGCTCTGTAATGAATCAGTTTTAGGAGTATTTTAAAATATTTAGGCTCCAGTTTTTCGAATGGGGGCATGGATAGGAGTACGTTTTCGAGGTCATCTTTTTTTGCAGGTGTTTTAAATAGATTTGCCCAGAAACTGCTTTTTGAACCGGTTGAATTATTGTTCTCCATTTTTCCTCCTAATTAAAAATGCCCGATTCTGCAACACGCCATATCTTTTGGCAGGGGAATCTATTTTCATAAAGGGCTCTTCCTATAATAACCGAATCAACTAAATTTCCTGCCTCTTCCTGAAGTCTCTTTAAATCCTCGTAGCCGCCGATTCCGCCTGAATGAGTAATTTTTCTTTCAGAAACTTCGGCAATCATTTTCGAAAGCTCTATATTCGGTCCGTCCAGCATTCCATTTGTAGATACATCTGTTACAATAATTCTTTCAACTCCAATCGACTTTAAAAATTTTGCGTAGTCGACAGCCCTCAGGTGAGTCCTCTGCTGTCTTCCCCTCGTAACAACCTCGTTATTGATTACGTCAATTGCTGCAACAACTTTGTTAGGAGAAAATTCATCCAAAATTTTAATAAACTCCCTTGGCTTTTCGAAGGCAAGACTTCCAATAACCACTCTTGCAACTCCTAACTCAAAAAGTTCTTTGGAGTCTTCGAATGTTCTTATTCCACCTCCGAGTTCTACCGGGATAATGACTGATTCGCAAAGCTGCCTTATTATCTCAAAATTAGTTTTAAGCTGATGATGTGATGCGTCAAAGTCTACTATATGAATACACTTTGCATTTTCAGCTCTCCAGATCATTGCCATCTCTACAGGATCGTTTCCGTATTCATTACAGTTAAGTTCGGGAATACCCTGAACAACACGGACAGTTTTTCCATTCTGAATGTCGATTGATGGAATAATTAGAATTTTTGACATTTGATTATCCGTTAATTCAATAAATCGAACGTGTACCTCTTCTAAAACAAAAATAACTAAATATGCTAATAAATGGTATCCGTAACTTACTGCTCTCACTTATAACAGACTATTTCTGAATCAACTCTTCATAAAGAAATCACATCCAGATTCAAATCTTGACTTTACAGGTCATATTCTTCATATTTCGCAGGAGATGATAAAAGAATTCAACTTATACTCTTCAAAAGGGAATAAACTGCGGACTTCTTGTTTTTGTGAAGAAAATATTTTCTCCGGTCGCGCTTTAGTATTTGTTCATGGTTTTAAGGGTTTCAAAGATTGGGGCTTCGGACATTACCTGGGAGAATATTTTTCAAAACGAGGATTCTTTACGATTACGTTCAATTTTTCTCATAATGGTGTTGGTGATGATTTATTTGAATTTATTGAACTCGATAAATTCGCCAGGAATACAATTTCCCTTGAAATTTCGGAGCTGAACGATATTATTAATTTTCTAAAGAATGGTTTTTTTGGCATCGAAATAAGTAAAAAAATCGCTATTTTAGGCCATAGTCGAGGTGGCGCTGTTTCCTTATTAACTGCTGCCGGCAGAAATGATGTTGGTGCGGTAGCAGCCTGGGCTTCGATTTCGAAATTTGACCGGTATTCCAACCGCCAGAAAACCGAATGGAGAAAAAAAGGTTATTTCGAAATCGTGAATGCCAGAACCAAACAGAAAATGAGATTAAATGTTGAACTGCTTGATGATATAGAAAAAAATTCAGCATGTTCGTTGAATCAGGAAAATGCTTTAAAAAATTTAAATTGTCCTTTGTTCATTGCACATGGAGATCAGGATCTTGCTGTACCGATTGCTGAAGGGGAGCAGATCTATTCCTGGGCGGATAAAACCAGAACAGAGTTTTATAAGGTTTACGGAACGGGTCATACTTTTGATATAGTTCATCCGTTTAACGGCTCGAATGAAAAGTTTGAAAAACTTCTGAATAAAACAGCGCATTTTTTTGAAAAAAATATAAATTAAAAGAGGAAAATATGTCTGTAAAAGAGAACGTAAAATCTAATACGGTGATAGTATCACTTTCAAAAATTAAATCATCACAACTTTTCTGGATCCTGACTTTTTCTGTTTTAACATTTTTAAGTGCACAGGTTGCAGTCCCAGTTCAGCCGGTACCGTTTACATTGCAAACAATGTTGGTACTTCTTTCCGGAGCTTTTTTAGGCGCAAGGAACGGAATGATAAGTCAGATAATTTATCTTGCCGGCGGTGTTATTGGATTACCAATCTTTGCTGAATTCAGTTTTGGATTTGCAAGATTGATAGGACCAACCGGTGGATACCTTATAGCTTTTCCATTAGCTGCTTTTCTGGTTGGTTATATGTTAGAAAAAAAATCGAATACAGGTATGATTGTATTATCTATGGTAATAGGTTCACTTGCAATTCTTCTTAGCGGGTCTCTCTATCTGTCTCTTTTTCTGAATGGCGATCTTAATAGCGCCTTATTCAGCGGTGCAATTATTTTCTCTCCATGGGATGTAATAAAAATAGCTGCCGCAGTAAGTATTTATAAAGCTTTTTCAAAAAAATATCCTAAGCTACCTTAACATTTTTCAGCGGGAGTAATGACTCTAAAAAATATAATTTTTATTGTTCTATTCTTTCTGTCGATCGGATTCTTCGCTTATAATCTCCGGAGAATCCTATCATATATTCTTCTCGGTCAAAAGGAGGACAGATTCGATAATCCGTTACAAAGGATTAAAAACGTACTGAAAATTGCATTTGCGCAATCCAAACTTTTACGAGATCCGGTTGCAGGAATTATTCATTTCCTTATTTTCTGGGGTTTTGTTCTTTTTCTTCTGGCTGTCATCGAATCGATTTTTCAGGGATTTTATTCTCCATTTACATTAAGATTTCTTGGACCGCTCTTCACAGCTGTTACATTAATTCAGGATCTGTTCGGCCTCTTTGTTATTGTTGCTGTTCTTATTGCCTTGTATAGAAGGTTTATACAGAAGGTACCTCGCCTCAATGTCGGTAAGAAAGGAAATCTGGATGCTGCTTTTATTCTACTTCTAATTCTAGGTGTAGTTGTATCAATGTTTGGGCAGAATATTTCTCACATCGCCGGCAACAGTTTTATTCTAGGTGAGTTCGAATCCAGGCCTGTCAGCCACTTTTTAAGCGGCATATTTTATTATGAATCCGGACATCACGCTGAAACTATGTATGAGATTTTCTGGTGGTTACATATAGTCTTTATTTTCGGATTTCTGAATTTCCTCCCTTACTCCAAGCATTTCCATGTTGTTTCATCTATTCCGAATGTTTACTTCTCAAAAACAGGTAAGTACAAGAACTCATTAAAGAAAATCAATCTTGACGATGAAAATATCTCTCAGTATGGCGCTTCAGATATTGAACATCTTTCATGGAAGCAGTTACTGGATGGATTTGCCTGTACTGAATGTGGAAGGTGCACATCGGTATGTCCGGCAGCTAATACTGGTAAACTCCTTTCACCGAGGAAAATAATTGTAGATATCCGACGTAGAACGGAGGATAAAGCTCCTCTGGTTATTGAAGGAAATATTGAAAGTGAACTACTTTCTCAAACACTCGTTCATAATTATATAACTGATCAGGAACTCTGGGCATGTACTACCTGCAATGCGTGTGTTTATGAATGCCCGGTTACAATTGAGCATGTTGATTCAATTGTTGATTTGAGAAGGAATCTCGTTTTAATGGAGTCGGATTTCCCGCCTGAATTGAATACCGTTTTCAAAAATATCGAGACAAATTTTTCGCCCTGGGCTTTTAATCCTCAGGATAGGGCAAACTGGGCTGAAGGATTGGGCATTAAAACTATGGCCGAGGATCCTAATTGTGAATTTCTCTTCTGGGTTGGATGTGCCGGTTCATTTGACACAAGGTATCAAAAAGTTTCAAAATCGATTGCTAAATTGTTACAAATTGCTAATATTGACTTCAGAATCCTTGGAATTGAAGAGAAATGCAATGGTGATACAGCCAGGAGATTGGGGAATGAATACCTCGCTCAAATGTTGATCCAGGAAAATGTTGAAACATTGAATAATTATGGTGTTAAGAAAATTGTTACCGGGTGTCCACATTGCTATAATGCTCTGAAAAATGAATTTCCCCAGTTTGGTGGAAATTATGAAGTTGTTCATCATACTGAATTAATTACTGATTTGTTAAACGAAGATAAAATTAAGCTTAAAAAGGGAACAGGGGACTCAAAAGTTACTTTTCATGATTCCTGTTATCTCGGCAGGTACAACGGTATTTACGATCAGCCGCGGAAATCGCTTAAGAATGTTGACGGACTAAAACTTATTGAAATGGAACGTACCCGCGATAAAGGGTTCTGCTGCGGCGCCGGGGGCGGCAGGATGTTCCTTGAAGAAATTGAAGGAACACGTATTAATGTTGAAAGGACACAAGAAGCTGTTAGAACTAATGCCGGTACAATTGCTTCAGCCTGTCCGTTTTGTATGACAATGATGACTGATGGACTTAAATCACTTGAAAAGTCTGAACAAGTTGATGTAAAAGATATTGCTGAAATAATTCTTGAAAATACTATTGACAATTAATTATAACCAACCAACTTATAAAGGAGGAGGTACAAATGCAGAAGTATCAAAATCTAATTGAGTTCTTAAAAACTCTCGAAGTTGATGTAACAAAGTTTTATGACAAAGGTCAGTCCGCTGCCGGAACCCGCTTAAGAAAAGGATTAAGCGAGTTGAAAAGACTGGCTCAGGATATGAGAAACGAAATCCAGGAAGTTAAAGCCCAGAGAAAAGGCGATAAAAGTGCCGGCTAATTTATAATTATTTTCCTGAAAGCCGGATTGGTTCGCCTGATCCGGCTTTTTTTATTCTTGATATGAAGATTAAGATCCTTTTTCTAACTGTTAACCTATTACTTCTTTTCATCCCGTCGGATAAAAATTTTAAGTCTGATGAAAAGAAGATATATGCTGATTCTGTTTCAACAATCAGTCTTTCATTTGTGGGGGATATAATGTGTCATTCCCCTCAGATAGATTATGCCAGAATCGGAAAAGACAGTTTCGATTTTAAACCGGTTTTCAGATATGTAAAAAATCTGATCGAAAAAGCCGATCTGGCATTCGGAAATCTTGAAACGGTAACAGCCGGCATAAGTGAAAAATTAACCGGCTACCCGCTATTTAATTCACCCGATCAATTACTCGACGCGCTTAAATATGCCGGCTTTGATTTTCTCTATACCGTGAATAACCATAGTCTGGATAGAGGTACGCGTGGCGTTGTTAGAACAATCGAACAGATTGAAGAAAAGGGGATGAAAAATATCGGATCAAGTAACTCGGAAAGCAGAAGCGATTCTTTGATCATAATCGACATGAAAGGAATTAAACTTGGACTGCTCGCTTATACTTATGGTCTCAATGGAAATTATCTCCCTAAATCAAAAAGCTTTATGATTAATTTGATCGATACAGTTAGAATTGATTCAGATATAAGTCGTTTACGTGATAAAGGCGCAGAACTGGTCATTGTCTATTTCCATTTCGGTGATGAGTATTCAAGGAAACCGTCAGGATTTCAAGTTGAGACAGTGAAAAAGACATTTCAATACGGAGCGGATATAATTATCGGTAGCCATCCACACGTTTTACAGCGGACGGAATTTCTTACGAAAGGCAATGGGAAACTTAAAAATGGATTTGTTGCCTATTCCCTCGGTAATTTTATTTCGAATCAAAGATGGAGGTATTCAGATGCCGGTGCAATTCTGAAATTAGAAATATGTAAAAATTTTCAAAGGGATTCGATCTGGATAAACAATGCCACTGCTATCCCGACCTGGGTTTACAAAGGATTTACCGGCATAAAAAACGAATTTATAATTGTTCCTTCCGATACAAGTTTTTTTAAAGTCCCCGAATTTTTCAGCTCCAGTGATAAAATGAAAATGATTCAAAGTTATTATGATGCCGGTGAAATACTTTTCAGGAAATGAATCTGATTTTCATATCTTTGCACACCTGAGAAAATCAAAAAAATGAAAAATAAAGCATCACTAAGCATAATCTTTGTAACAGTTTTTATAGATTTGATGGGATTCGGAATCTTAATCCCGATACTCCCGACTTTTGCAAGTAAAGATCTTAATATTTCCGATTTCGGCATCGGTGTTATCGTCGCAATTTATTCTCTTATCCAATTTCTCTTTAATCCGGTTTTTGGAAAAATATCCGATCGAATTGGGCGACGCCCTGTAATTCTTGTTACTCAGCTTGTTACGGTTGCCTCATATCTAATTTTCAGTTTTGCCGATTCGTTTCTGATTTTATTCCTGTCCAGACTATTAGCAGGATTTGGCGGAAGCAACATAGGAGTAGCTCAGGCTTATATTGCAGATATAACAAGTAAAGAAGAGAGAGTAAAAGGGATGGGCCTAATCGGTGCCGCGTTCGGATTGGGATTTGTATTCGGTCCGTTGATCGGCGCAATACTTTCCAAATACGGATATCACGTAGCAGGATATGGAAGCGCCGGTTTCTCATTTATGGCTTTTGTTTTCGCTCTTTTTATGCTTCCGGAATCAAATAAGGATTTAAAATCAGGCTCAAAATTTGAAATCCGTCTGTTCGATTTTAAGTATACAAAAAAAGTTATTTCAGATTCACGGATTGGATTTTTAATTATCCTTTTCTTTATGATAGTCTTTTCAATGGCAAATATCTACGGGACATTCGCGATTCTCGGTTATAAGGTATATCATTTCTCTGATCAGCAAACAGGTATGCTATTCGGGATATCAGGAATTATCGGTGCTCTGATTCAGGGCGGACTGTTGAGATTTCTGTCCAACAAAATAAGTGATAGGTCCCTTGTTCTTTCCGGTTCATTTGCAATGATAATCGGACTTGGATTTCTTCCGTTTGGTTCTAATTTTACCGGAGTGGCAATAATAATATCTATTTTATCAATTGGTACGGGAATACTTCAACCGACTATTTTAAGTATGATATCAAAATACACTGCCGAGAATGAACAAGGAGCTCTATTAGGAATTAACCAATCCTTCTCTGCATTTGCCAGAGTATTGGGACCGTTATGGGGAGGATTTGCATACGATTTCTTTGGATATCAGTTCCCGTTTCTAACCGGTGCTGCATTTACATTTGTTGCTTTTCTTCTCTCATATTTTTTACTTAAACCTGAAAGAATGGTAGAAACCGGAAATGTTTAAAATCGGCAAAATAGAATTAAAGAATGCTCTTCTGCTGGCCCCTATGGAGGATGTAACAGATATTGCATTCAGGAAAATCTGTAAAGAATTCGGCGCCGATGTTGTCTATACTGAATTTGTGAATTCTGACGGTCTGATAAGAGCTAATAAAAAAACCGAACTCAAACTTGAAATTTCAGAAGAGGAACGGCCGGTAGGTATCCAGATATACGGCGGCAACCTTGAACCTATGATCCAGGCTGCAAGAATCTCTGAGACAAAGAATCCGGATATCATTGATATTAATGCCGGGTGCTGGGTTAAAAAAATTGCAGGCAGAGGCGCAGGAGCCGGTCTGCTTAAAGATCCCTGTTACATGCAGACGATGGTTGAAAGTATTGTAAAAGCAGTATCAGTACCGGTAACCGTAAAAACCAGAATCGGCTGGGATAGTAATTCGATAAATATCCTTGATGTGGCAAAACGGATTGAAGATGCCGGCGCTTCCGGATTGACTTTGCATTGCAGAACCAAAGTTCAGGGACATAGCGGAGAAGCCGACTGGTCCTGGATTCCAAAGGTTATGGAAGTCGTTAAAATACCTGTTGCACTGAATGGGGGTGTTTTTACTTCGACCGATGTTTTAAGAGCTTTTAATGAAACTAATGCGGACGCAGTTATGATTGCCCGGGGGGCCATTGAACATCCTTGGATCTTTCGGGAAGCTAAATCCCTGATGCAGAATATTTCTTGTCAGGATGTGACAGTGGATGAAAGAATTTCAACAGCTTTAAGACATTTGAAATATTCTCTTGAGATCAAGGATGTGCGTGCGGCAATTCTGCCTTTCAGAAAATATTATGCGGGGTATTTAAAGGGATTGCCCGGCTCAAAAGAGGTAAGAATTGAGTTGTATAAACAAACTGAGTATGCTCCCATTGAAGAGATTCTTTTAAAATATCTTGAGGAGATGAAATCAAAAAATTTGGATAACATAGAATTGAAACAGGAGGCAAAATGAACTTAAAAGATTCCATAAGGGATGTACCGGATTTCCCGAAGAAAGGGATCGTTTTTAAGGATATTACTACATTACTGAAGAATCCATTGGCTCTTTCTTATACGGTAGAAGAATTATATAACTTCGCTAAAAATATAAAGATAACTAAAGTAGCTGGAATTGAATCTCGTGGATTTATACTCGGAGGGATTCTGGCGGAAAAATTAAAAGCAGGATTTGTTCCAATTAGGAAACCTGGGAAATTACCCGCGGAGAAACTATCGGAATTCTATTCTCTTGAATATGGTACTGATTCGATCGAAATACATAAAGATGCAATTAATCCGGGCGACACAGTCCTGCTCCATGATGATTTACTCGCTACAGGTGGCACGATGAAAGCTGCATGTAATCTGATTGAAAAACTTGGCGGCAAAATCGTACTCATCTCTTTTCTGATTGAACTTGCCTTCTTAAATGGGAGAGAAAAACTGAAAGAGTATGAAATCCATTCTCTTATCCAATACGATTCCGAATAAAATTTTGCGGGGGATATTCATTTGGATATCCCTTACAATTCCTGCTTAATTCTTCGATATCTAAATTATGAATCCGTTTGGTGCAATTATTACGACGAACTCACCCTTAATAGTTTTATTGCTTAAGTCTCTTATTATTTCAGCAGCTGTACCTCGCCACATCTCTTCAAATCTTTTCGTTAGCTCTCTGCCAATTACTAATTGTCGGTCCGGCATATACTTATTAATTTCTTCGAGTAATTTTTCAATTCGGTAAGTGGATTCGTATAGTACTATGGTTCTTTCTTCTACTGCAAGTTCCGTTAATTTCTTTTGCCTACCTTTCTTCTGGGGCAGGAATCCTTCGAATACAAACGAGTCGGTTGGTAATCCGCTTATACTTAACGCTAGAATAACGGCACTTGGTCCTGGTATTCCAATAACTTCAATTCCATTTTTCACAGCTGCATTAACCAATCTTGTACCCGGATCCGAAATTGAAGGTGTTCCGGCATCCGAGACTAAAGCACAGACTGACCCGTTATTAATTCGTTCTATCAATTCAGGAATCTTTTTTGATTCATTCTGCGCATTAACAACAAACAATGGTTTTTCAATTTGATAGTGGTCCAGAAGGATCTTAGTTACCCGTGTATCTTCACATACTATTATATCAACCGACTTGAGTGTATCAACGGCTCTGTAGGTTATATCGGATAGATTACCGATTGGTGTTGCCACAACAATCAATTTTGACACTGAAACACCTGTAAGATAATATGTAAAAAGTATAATGCAATATTATAGAAAAACAGCTGATTCAAAAGCTAATTCTAAAAATACATTTTACAAATTACATTTTATCTAAGACTCTCCTAATAATCGAGATCCCTTTATCAATGTCTTCTTTTGTTACTGTTAATGGAGGTCTGAAACGTATTGAGCTTTTACCGCACCCCAGCATTATCATTTTATTTTTATATAATTCATTCAAAAAAGTTTTTCTTATTTCCGGTGATGGAAGGTCAAATGAACATAACAGACCCAGTCCTCGGGCCTGAGAAACCAAATCCGGAAATTCCAGCTCTAATTCGCTTAGATTCTGCAATAAATAGTTACCCGTAATTCTTGAATTTTCGACCAGATTTTCCTCCTCAATAATTTCGAGATTTTTTCTGGATCTCACCATATCAACTAGGTTTCCTCCCCATGTTGAATTAATCCTGCTCGATGTCCTGAATACGTTCTCTTTAACCTCGTCAATCCGGTCAGAAACCATTATTCCGCAAATCTGTACTTTTTTGCCGAATGCAATTATATCCGGTTCAACATAATGTTCATATGCCCACATTTTACCTGTCATTCCCAGTCCTGTTTGAACCTCATCGAACATAAGTAAAATATCGTTTTCGTCGGCTATCTCTCTCAATTTTATGAAAAACTCTTTTCTGAAGAAATTGTCGCCTCCTTCACACTGAACAGGTTCAATAATAATTACAGCAATATCATCCTGATTTTTCGAAATAGCATCCTTAATTTCATCTATTGCCTGGTTTTCTTTTTTAATAATCTCGTTCAGGTGATTTTCTAAAGGGAAAGATATTTTGGGATTTATTATCCGGGGCCACTTAAACTTCGGAAAGTAATTTATTTTTGTCGGATCAGTATTTGTCAACGACATTGTATATCCTGAACGCCCGTGAAATGCCTCCTTGAAATGAATAACCTGATGTCCTCGCTCCTCACGATATCCTTTCTCGAGATTCTTTCTGACTTTCCAATCGAAGGCGGTCTTAAGACCGTTTTCAACTGCCAGAGTACCGCCGTCAATAAAGAAAAGGTGATTGAAATCGGCAGGTTTTGCGATCCTCGAAAATGAATCAACGAACTTTGCCATTTCAACAGTATATATATCTGAATTGGATGGTTTATTCATAGCAGCAATGGCCAGCTCCTCTCGGAACTCCGGCGTATTGATTTTATTATGATTCAAACCGACTGGCGAAGATGCAAAAAAGGAAAAGAAATCGAGGTATTCATCACCGGACCTTTCATCAACTATAGTCAATCCATAACTTCTTTCAAGATCGAGTACGAATTCGAACCCGTCGATCAGCATCGAGCGTTTCAGTATTTCATGTACTTTTTGAGCTTCTATCTTATCTTTTTGAGCCATAATAATCTCCTCGAATGAGTTTTCTTGATTACCCATAAACGGATTCCTCCCAAAATTAATTTGATATTTTAGAGATCTGTAAGTAAGAAAAGAGAATTAGAAGACTTCTTCGAGGCGGGAGGAGAAGTAATTACGAAGGTTTTTTCTGCCCGTTATTTTTTGATAATTAATGTATTTCATACTTCTTTTTACTCCTGGAACAAAAATAGGAAGTTAATAAAGGACTTACAAGAAAAGATTCATTTCATTTTATAGTTTTAACAAAAACATTTTTCTTAAATTTGTCCCGTGATAAAAAGCCATATGCAAAATTCGTTTAAGATAATATTCAGGTTCATTTTTCTTTTATTTCTACTTTCTTGTAAAGGGAATAATGACGGGGACTGGTTCAGCGGCGATTTCTATAATAACGATACGTCCAATCTTGCAGAAGAAATTGTTGATCAATCGCTCGGAACCAAATTCAATCCTCCCGCTAATTGGCTTATTCAGTCTGCCGAACTCTCCCGCAAAATAGAAACCAGAAACAAGTTTCAGGATTCCTCTCAAAACAGATTCGAATATTCACCTCAGTATCTATTCTTTAATCAGTCCGGCGGCAGTTTATTAAGTGTCGGTTATGTTGAATACTCGGATTCATCCTTGAATAGCGAATTATCGTTTAATAATTATAAAAATCTTC
It includes:
- a CDS encoding (Fe-S)-binding protein produces the protein MTLKNIIFIVLFFLSIGFFAYNLRRILSYILLGQKEDRFDNPLQRIKNVLKIAFAQSKLLRDPVAGIIHFLIFWGFVLFLLAVIESIFQGFYSPFTLRFLGPLFTAVTLIQDLFGLFVIVAVLIALYRRFIQKVPRLNVGKKGNLDAAFILLLILGVVVSMFGQNISHIAGNSFILGEFESRPVSHFLSGIFYYESGHHAETMYEIFWWLHIVFIFGFLNFLPYSKHFHVVSSIPNVYFSKTGKYKNSLKKINLDDENISQYGASDIEHLSWKQLLDGFACTECGRCTSVCPAANTGKLLSPRKIIVDIRRRTEDKAPLVIEGNIESELLSQTLVHNYITDQELWACTTCNACVYECPVTIEHVDSIVDLRRNLVLMESDFPPELNTVFKNIETNFSPWAFNPQDRANWAEGLGIKTMAEDPNCEFLFWVGCAGSFDTRYQKVSKSIAKLLQIANIDFRILGIEEKCNGDTARRLGNEYLAQMLIQENVETLNNYGVKKIVTGCPHCYNALKNEFPQFGGNYEVVHHTELITDLLNEDKIKLKKGTGDSKVTFHDSCYLGRYNGIYDQPRKSLKNVDGLKLIEMERTRDKGFCCGAGGGRMFLEEIEGTRINVERTQEAVRTNAGTIASACPFCMTMMTDGLKSLEKSEQVDVKDIAEIILENTIDN
- a CDS encoding 1-(5-phosphoribosyl)-5-[(5-phosphoribosylamino)methylideneamino] imidazole-4-carboxamide isomerase; protein product: MSKILIIPSIDIQNGKTVRVVQGIPELNCNEYGNDPVEMAMIWRAENAKCIHIVDFDASHHQLKTNFEIIRQLCESVIIPVELGGGIRTFEDSKELFELGVARVVIGSLAFEKPREFIKILDEFSPNKVVAAIDVINNEVVTRGRQQRTHLRAVDYAKFLKSIGVERIIVTDVSTNGMLDGPNIELSKMIAEVSERKITHSGGIGGYEDLKRLQEEAGNLVDSVIIGRALYENRFPCQKIWRVAESGIFN
- a CDS encoding cyclic nucleotide-binding domain-containing protein; amino-acid sequence: MENNNSTGSKSSFWANLFKTPAKKDDLENVLLSMPPFEKLEPKYFKILLKLIHYRAYTANEYIFMQKDPGIGLYLIIKGEVLITEEAEDGERFDLANLGRGDFFGELALLDEETRSASAIALKDSQLAVLFKPDLDEFVETHPKEGIKILRGMSQIIATRLRNLNHDYLSLYNRTRTK
- a CDS encoding histone H1 → MQKYQNLIEFLKTLEVDVTKFYDKGQSAAGTRLRKGLSELKRLAQDMRNEIQEVKAQRKGDKSAG
- a CDS encoding prolyl oligopeptidase family serine peptidase, with amino-acid sequence MIKEFNLYSSKGNKLRTSCFCEENIFSGRALVFVHGFKGFKDWGFGHYLGEYFSKRGFFTITFNFSHNGVGDDLFEFIELDKFARNTISLEISELNDIINFLKNGFFGIEISKKIAILGHSRGGAVSLLTAAGRNDVGAVAAWASISKFDRYSNRQKTEWRKKGYFEIVNARTKQKMRLNVELLDDIEKNSACSLNQENALKNLNCPLFIAHGDQDLAVPIAEGEQIYSWADKTRTEFYKVYGTGHTFDIVHPFNGSNEKFEKLLNKTAHFFEKNIN
- a CDS encoding biotin transporter BioY, with the protein product MSVKENVKSNTVIVSLSKIKSSQLFWILTFSVLTFLSAQVAVPVQPVPFTLQTMLVLLSGAFLGARNGMISQIIYLAGGVIGLPIFAEFSFGFARLIGPTGGYLIAFPLAAFLVGYMLEKKSNTGMIVLSMVIGSLAILLSGSLYLSLFLNGDLNSALFSGAIIFSPWDVIKIAAAVSIYKAFSKKYPKLP
- a CDS encoding universal stress protein, which gives rise to MDVIKNILVPIDFSDYSKNALRYAVQFAQQFKAKMFLVYVVEPMIYPADFSMGQVAIPSMDSDLHLRAEEELKNLASSFINKVVESETIIKTGKPFVEIIETANEIDADLIIMATHGHTGVEHLLFGSTAEKVVRKAPCPVLTLREPIKGFNYNARK
- a CDS encoding CapA family protein codes for the protein MKIKILFLTVNLLLLFIPSDKNFKSDEKKIYADSVSTISLSFVGDIMCHSPQIDYARIGKDSFDFKPVFRYVKNLIEKADLAFGNLETVTAGISEKLTGYPLFNSPDQLLDALKYAGFDFLYTVNNHSLDRGTRGVVRTIEQIEEKGMKNIGSSNSESRSDSLIIIDMKGIKLGLLAYTYGLNGNYLPKSKSFMINLIDTVRIDSDISRLRDKGAELVIVYFHFGDEYSRKPSGFQVETVKKTFQYGADIIIGSHPHVLQRTEFLTKGNGKLKNGFVAYSLGNFISNQRWRYSDAGAILKLEICKNFQRDSIWINNATAIPTWVYKGFTGIKNEFIIVPSDTSFFKVPEFFSSSDKMKMIQSYYDAGEILFRK